Below is a window of Leucobacter sp. Psy1 DNA.
CCGACGGGTCTCGTCGAAGAGGCTGCGCAGGGACTCGTGCAGGCGCTTCTCCTGCCGTACTCGACCGATCGTCTGGTCGAGGCGCTCGATGCGGCGACGACGCGCTACGCCGCACAGGGAATCACGAGTTTCACCGAGGCCGGAGTCGGCGGCGGGTGGATCGGGCACAGTCCCGTCGAGGCAGCCGCGTACCGGACTGCGGCGAACACGGGCCGCCTCCACGCCCGTGCCCAGCTCATGCCCGCACTGGATGCCCTGCGCCCGCTCACTGCAAACGCCGATGACTTCCACGGGAACGGCGGAGGTGCAGGACTCGACCTCGGGGTCGGGTTCGGTTTCGGGGATGACCGCGTGCGGTTCGGGCACGTGAAGGTCTTTCTCGACGGGTCCCTCCTCGGGACGACGGCGGCCGTCACGGAATCCTACTGCGGCCATGAGCACCGAACGGGGTATCTGTTGGATGCACCCGAGACCTACCGTGAGCGCGCTCTCGCGGCGTATCGAGCGGGGTGGCCCCTCGCACTCCACGCCATCGGCGACGCGGCGATCGACCTCGCACTCGACCTGATCGAAGAGGCGCAGGTCGCCTATGGGGTGGCGCCGGTGCCGTGCCGGATCGAGCATTTCGGTATCGCACGGCCGGATCAGGTCGAGCGTGCGGCGCGTCTCGCGATCGCGGTGACCCCCCAAGCCGGTTTCATCGGACCGCTCGGCGATCAGATGGCATATCTCGTCGGGGAGGAGCGAGTGGGCTGGCTGTATCGCGGACGATCGGTCATCGACGCCGGTGTGATCCTCGCCGGTTCCTCCGACCTCCCGGTCGCCGACAACAACCTGCGGCGCGGCATGCAGGCCGCGGTCGACAGGCGGACCGATTCCGGCGCCGTCCTGGCGGAGCGGGAGGCGCTCACGCCACAGGAGGCCTTGCGCACGCATACGGTCTGGGCCGCCCGCGCGACGGGCCTCCTCGCCGACCGGGGAACGCTCGAGCGCGGCAAGCTCGCCGACTTCACGGTCTTCTCCGCCTCGCCGCTGACGGCTTCCCGCATCGATGCGCTCGACATCGTCGCGACCGTCGTCGGCGGGCAGTTCACGCACGATGCTCGAGAAGGGACCACGGCATGACCCAGCAGGATGAGGCATTCCTCGCAGATTGGGCGGTGCACTCGCAGTTCGGGGCCGTCGAGGGGACTCACGGTGTCGATCGGCAGGCCGCATCGACCGCGGACGGTGCGCAGCGCAAGTGGTTCGAGCGCTTGCTCGAGTCGCACGGGTTCACGGTGACGCGGGATGCGGTCGGCAACCAGTTCGGGCTGCTCGAACTCGTGCCGGGGGCCCCCTACGTGGTGACCGGTTCGCACATGGATTCCCAGCCGACCGCCGGCCGCTTCGACGGGGCGTACGGTGTCATGGCGGCCGCGCACGCCTGCTTCCGGGTGGCCGACGAGCTGCGCGCGGATCCGGCTGCAGCCCGGTTCAACCTCGCGATCGTGAACTGGTTCAACGAGGAGGGCTCGCGGTTCAAGCCGTCGATGATGGGGAGTTCCGTATTCACGGGGAAGATGCCGCTCGCCGACGCACTGGCGACACGCGACCTCCAGGGTGTCTCGGTGCGTGACGCGCTCGACGAGATCGGTGAACGCGGTGATCTCGATGGCCTCGAAGTCGCCTCGTACGCCGAGATTCATGTGCAGCAGGGCCGCAGCATGGAGGAGGACGGGGTCACGATCGGGTTGGTCGAGGCGACGTGGGCCGCTCACAAGTTCGACTTCCGCGTAACGGGCGAACAGGCGCACAGCGGGTCCGCGCTCATGGCCGACCGGCGTGACGCGCTGCTCGGGGCCGCCCGCCTCGTCGTCGCGGCGCGGGAGCTCGTCGACGAGTTCTCGCCCGGAGAACTCCATACGGCGTGCGGCGAACTGAACGTCTACCCGAACTCACCGGTCGTCGTTGCGAGCGAGGTGCAATTGCTCCTCGACCTGCGATCCCCGAGCCCCGACGTCATCGCACGTGCGCACGCATCGCTCATGCTCACTATCGAGCGGGTGCAGCGCGAGGATCGCGTCGAGATCGAGATCGTCGGTGAGCACAGCTGGGATCAGAACCCGTACCCCGAGGCGGGCGTGGAGCTCGCCCGCCAGGTCGCGGAGGAGCTCGGGCTTGCGAACGACCGGGTGATGACGGTCGCCGGTCACGACTCGACGAACATGAAGGACAGCGTGCCGACGGTCATGCTGTTCGTTCCCAGCGTGGACGGGATCTCGCATAACCTGAAGGAGTACACCCGCGACGAGGATCTGGTCGCAGGCGTCGATCACCTCACTGGAGTGGTTCGGCGACTCGCGGCGGGTGCCCTGGTCGCGGACGCGTGAGACGCGCGGGAGCGCGAGGAGGCGAGGCCGACATGACCGGAGCGGCGCACGGGGAAGTGCAGGTCGAGAACGACCGGATGCGGGTCACCCGCTGGACGATCGAGCCAGGCGGTGCGATTCCTATGCACCGGCATCACCACGACTACGCGGTGATCCCACTGGTGACGGGCACGATGTTCGCGGTGGGCCCTGACGGCGACGAGATCGTCGTCGAGCTGGAGCAGGGCAGCAGCTATGCGCGTGAGGCGGGTGCCGAGCACCGCATGGAGCATCGCGGCGACGGGGAGCCGATCGTCTTCGTGGAGGTCGAACGGCTCGACTGAGGCCTGCTGCGACGGCTGTCAGGCGGCCCAGATCGGTTCGGGGCGCGAGGCGAGGAGGCGCACGGTGTAGGGGTCTTCTGGTGCGCCGAGGATCCGCGCGGTGCGGCCCTGCTCGACGACCCGGCCGCGCTGCATCACGAGCGTGTGCTCGCAGACCTGCGAGACGACGGCGAGGTCGTGGGTGACGAACACGATCGTGAGTCCCAGCTGCTCGCGCACTTCTTCGACGAGGGCGAGCACCTGAGCCTGGACCGAGACGTCGAGCGCGCTGGTCGCCTCGTCGAGCACGAGCATGGTGGGTTCTGCGGCCAGCGCCTTCGCGATCGCGACGCGCTGCCGCTGGCCGCCCGAGAGCGCTCGCGGTCGAGCGGGCAGGTGCTCGTGGCGAATCCCGACCCGCTCGAGCAGCGCTCCCGCTTCTCGCTCAGCGGTGGAACGGTCGAGCCCGCGGTGCAGCCGAATGACGTCGGATACCGATCTGCCGACCGGGACGCGCGGGTCGAGCGACAGATAGGGATCCTGGAAGACCATCTGCGTGTGCGCGGCGAACGCGCGCCGCTCCGCAGCTTTCAGCGGGCGGTCCGGTCGCGTGACGCCGTCGATCTCGAGGGTGCCGGCGTCTGCCTGCTCGAGTCCGACGAGGATCCGGGCGAGCGTTGACTTGCCCGACCCCGATTCGCCGACGATGCCGAGCGACCCGCCCCGATCGAGCGTGAACCCAGCGTCGGAGAGTGCGATGACGTCGTCGCGGCCAGGGACGACGTACCGCTTCACGAGGCCCTCGGCGACGACGGCGGGCGTCCCGCTCGCGGTGCGCGCATCGTCGTCCCGCGCGCCGAGTGGTTCCGGTTCCGCGAAGCGGGTGAGATCGATGCGGGGCGTGGCCGCGAGGAGGTCGCGCGTGTACTGCTGCTCGGGGTGCTCGAAGACCGTCTCGGTCTGGCCGGTCTCGACGATGCGGCCCCCCTGGAGCACGACGGTGCGCTCGCAGAGCGACGCCGCGAGTCCGAGATCGTGGGTGATGAAGAGCATGCCCATGCCGCGCGCCTGCTGCTGCTCGCGCAGCAGTTCCACGATGCCGGCCTGCGTCGTCACATCGAGCGCGGTGGTGGGTTCGTCGCAGAGCATCAGCTGGGGTTCGTCGAGCAGTGCTGCGGCGATCATGACGCGCTGCAGCATGCCTCCCGAGAGCTGGTGGGGGTACTGCTCCAGCAGGGCTTCGCCGCGGGGCAGGCCGACCTGCGCGAGCTCGTCGATCGCACGCGCGGCGGCGTCTCGTCGGTCGAGTCCGTGCCAGCGGATGAGGGTCTCGGTGAGGAAGTCGCCGATGCGTCTGACGGGATTGATGCCGGCGCGGGGATCCTGGAAGATCATCGAGGCGCGCACGCGACGAATGCTCCTGAGCTGTTCCGCGTCGGCGGTGACGGTGTCGACACCCGCCACGCGAACGGAGCCCGTCAGGGAGGCCCGGTCGGGGAACAGGCCGAGTGCGGCCCGGGTCGTGAGCGACTTGCCCGATCCGGATTCGCCGACGAGCGCGACCGCCTCGCCAGCGTCGACGCTGAGCGAGATGTCGTGGAGGAGGGCGCCTCGGCCTGGCACTGCGAGGGTGAGGCCGTCGACGCTGAGCAGGGGGAGCGGTGCGGTCATGAGAAGTTGCCTCCGATGCGGTCGGACAGTTCTTCGCCGATGATGTTGATCGCGACGACGACGAGCACGACGACGAGCGCCGGCATCAGGGTGGGCAGGAAGTGCCCGCCCATGAGCGCGCCGCGGCTCTCGTTGATCATGGAGCCCCAGTCGGCGGTGGGAGCCTGGACGCCGAGGCCCAGAAATGAGAGCGCTGCGAGGTCGGCGAGCACGTAGCCGAAGTTCAACGTCGACTGCGCGCCGACGGTCGGGAAGACGTTCGGGAGCACCCGGCGGAACGCGATCCAGGTGCTTCGGAACCCGAGCACGCGGTACGCCTGGACGTAGGGCCTGGACCGCTCCGCCACGATGAGGCCGCGCGTCAGCCGGGCGATGTAGGGGATGTACGCGATCGACATGGCGAGGATCGGCGCGAACAGTCCCTTGCCGAACAGTGCGACGGCGAGGATCGCGAGGAGCAGCGCGGGGAATGAGAACAGGAAGTCGAAGACTCTGGAGAGCGCGGCGTCGATCCAGCCGCCCCGCCACCCGGCCGTGAGGCCGAGCGCGATACCGACGACGGTCGACGCGATGACGACGATGAGCGGGCCGATGAGGGACGTGCGGGCGCCGAACATGAGCCGGGTGAGCAGGTCGCGGCCCAGCGCGTCGGTGCCGAGCCAGTGCGCGAGCGACGGGCCGGAGAGCACGCTTTGCAGATCGACGTAGTCGGGGTCGTACGGTGCGATGAGCGGTGCGAACGCGGCTGCGAGAACGACGACGGAGGCGAACCCGAGAGCGATCAGCCCGAGCGGGGTGAGCAGGGCCCGGCGGCGCGGTCTCGGGGGCACGACGAGCGCCTGCGTGCCGGTGAGGGGGGCGATGCTCATCGGGTCTCCGTTCCTGCGGCGATCCTCGGATCGATCAGCGGTTGAATGATGTCGACGATGGTGTTGACCGTCACGAAGGCGATGACGACGACGAGCACGATGGCCTGGACGACCGGGAAGTCGAGCCGGTCGACCGACTGCACGAGGAGGGAACCGATGCCGGCGAGCCCGAAAGTCTGCTCCACGATCGCGCTGGAGACGAGGAGCCCGGCGACGAGCACGCCGCTCACCAGCAGAATCGGGCTGATCGCGTTGCGGAGCACGTGCCGCAGCACGACCGACGGGCGTGTGAGACCGCGGCTTGTCGCGACCTCGACGTGCTCGCGGACGAACTGCTCGTTCATCGATGATCGGGTGACCCGCGTGACGAGCGCGACGAACGTGAGGCCGAGCGCGAGGGCAGGGAGGATGAGGTGCACGAACCGGTCGAGCCCCTCGTCGCCGCTGCCGAACGAGGGGAACCATCCCAGTTGCACTGCGAAGATCGCGATGAGCAGGATCGCGATGACGAAGGACGGGATCGCGCCGAGCGCCGTGGAGACGACGAGGATCACCCGGTCCGTGGGGCGCCCCCGTCTGAGGCTCGCGAGCACGCCGGCGGCGAGACCCAGTACGACGATGAAGACGGCGGCGAGCGCGACGAGCTCGAGGGTGACCGGCAGCCGCTGCAGGAGCACGGTGGAGACGTCGTCGCGGTACTGGAGGGAGCGGCCGAAGTCGCCCTGGAGGATCCCTCCGGCCCAGTTTAGGTACTGCTGGAGGGGAGGGAGGTCGAGCCCGTACTGGCGAGTGACCTCGGCGATGGCCTCCTCGCTCGGGCTGCGTCCGCGGAGGAGGAAGCGGGCGGGGTCTCCCGGCACGACGAAGCGCGAGAAGAACACGACGAGGGAGGCGGCGACGAGGGTCAGTGCGAGGCCGATCACACGCCCCGCGATGAAGCGGGCGGTGCGCCGCCAGCGTCCGGATGGTCGGGTCGGTCGGTCCTCTCGGATGCGCACCGCTCGCGTGGAAGTCTCGGTCACTGCTCGGCCCTCCCGATCTTCGCGGCCCAGGGGAAGTAGAGGTAGTTGATGGACGGATCGACGCCGGTGATGCGATCGCCCATCCAGACGGTCGCGGGCAGATCGAAGAGGGGGATCCACGGCAGCTGGTCGGTCGCGATGCGCTGCGCGTCCGCCGCGAGGGCGAAGCGTTCGTCGGCGTCGAGCGTGGCGACGGCGCGGTTCACGACGTCGTCGAACTCGGGGTCCGACCACTTGCCGTAGTTCGAGAACTCGTCGGTCCGCAAGACGGAGTACATCTCGAGGGGATCGGTGCTCGAGAGGTACCAGAGGGTCGTGAACATGTCGACGCCCTCGATTGCGGCCGGGTCGGAGAACAGCAGTGTGTAGGCGTTCTGGGAGCGCGTGTCGATCTCGATGTCGAGCCCGATCTCCTTGCCGGCTGACGCCATCGCCTGCGAGACGACATCGAACGAGGGGTCGAGGGACGAGGTCGCGAAGACGATCCGCTCGCCCTCTGCGCCGGCCTCGCGGACGAGTTCGCGGGCCTCCTCGAGGTCGTAGTCGTAGTGGGCGATGTCGTCGAAAGCGCGCGCGCGGGTCGCGTCGTCGGCGTCTCGCCACACCGACTCGGGGGTCAGGGAGTCGGTGGGGGTGCCGTAGCCCTGCACGGCCGCTTGCGCGAGCGCCTCACGGTCGAGCGCCAGCGCGAGGGCGCGCCTGACGCGGACGTCACCGAGTGGACCCTCCATGTCTGAGATGACGATGCTCTGCACCGTCGCATTGGTGCCGAAGTACACGTTGCCGGTGTCGCTCGCGCGCATCGGGTCGATGGCGTTGGTCGGGATCGTCCACGCGCCGTCGATTTCACCGGTCTGGAGCGCGTTGACGCGGGCGTTCGCGTCGTTGAGGATCACGAACTCGACCTCGTCAGCGCGTGCGCGCAGGTCGGGGTCCCAGTAATCGTCGAATCGGGACATCGTGATCGACTCGCCCGACCGCCACTCCTCGAACTGGAAGGGGCCCGTGCAGTTCACGCCGGTCGACTGGTTGCCGTAGTCGGGGCCGGCCTCCTCAGTGCTGGCCGCCGACTGCACCACGCCTGGCGCCGCGGACATGAGCTGGTTGAACTGCGAGTCGGGCTCTGTGGTGCGGACCGTCACCTCGTGCTCGCCGGTCTGCTCGACCGACGCCACGTTCTGGAATGTGCTGTACCAGAACGACCCCACCTCGGGGTCGAGGTGACGCTGCAGCGAGACGACGACATCGTGGGGTGTCATCGTCGTCCCGTCGTGGAACTGCACGCCCTCCCGGATCGTGTAGACCCAGGTCAGCGGATCGGGGTTCTCGAAGCTGGTCGCGAGGCCTGGCGAGACGGAGAGGTCGGCGTTCCAGCGGAGCAGGGACTCGCACATGTTCGAGAGCACCGTATTGTCGGCGTAGTCGAACGCGTACGCCGGATCGAGGGAGAACGGCTCGGTCGTGAGTGCCCAGGTGAACCGGTCGATGTCTCCGGCCGGCGCGGGGGTCTCGGCCGTCAGCTCGAAGGTGCCGGCGTGCTGCCCGATGGCGCTCTGCCCGCAGCCGGACAGCGCGAGAACCCCGACGAGGCTCACGGCGACGGCGATGCCGGTACGCGGGCGGCGGAGCGCGCCGTTCCGCCGCTTCACGCCGCGCCCCCGCGACGGAACAGGCGTTCGCCGCCGACCCAGGTCTCATCAACCCGAGCGTCATGCAGCTGCTCGGGTGGGAGGTCGAAGAGGTTGCGATCGATAACCGCGAAGTCGGCGTACGCTCCGGGCACGAGCCGGCCCGTGACGTGGTCGAGGTGATTCACGTAGGCGGTGCCCTGTGTGTAGGCGTCGAGCGCCTGTGCGAGGGTGAGGCGCTGCCGGTCAGGGCCGAGCGGACGGTGGTGCTCGCCCGGGCCGACGCGGTTCACCGCGACGTGGATCGCCTGGATCGGGTCGGGGCTCGATACGGACCAGTCGCTTCCCGCCGCGAGTCGGGCTCCCGAGGCCGAGAGTTCGCCGAAGGGGTAGTGGTGCTCTTCCGCGTCCGCGGCCATGAAGGGCAGGGTGAGCTCGTCGAGCTGATCCTCGTGGCACGCCCACAGCGCCTGGATGTTGGCGGTGGCACCGAGGGGCGCGAAGCGCGCGACGTCAGCCGACCGCACCACCTGCAGATGCGCGAGGTGGTGACGCCGGTCGCCCGGCCCGTTCTCGTGCAGCGCGCGCTCGACGGCGTCGAGCGCGTCGGTGACCGCTCGATCGCCGAGCGCGTGGAAGTGCACCTGCATGCCCTCGCGGTCGAGTTCGGACACGAACGCCGCCATGTCGGCGGGATCGAAGAAGGAGATCCCGCGGTTGTCGGTGGGGCGGCCGTGGTGATCGCGGTAGCACTCGTGCATCGCGGCGGTGAAGTTCTCGGCGACGCCGTCGACCATGACCTTCACTGACGCGAGGGAGAAGCGATCCGGATCGCACGAGGCGGCCGCCTCGTCGCGGCGCGCAAGGATTCCGGCGAGCTGGGCGTCTCCGTCCTCCCGATTCCACCACTGCGCGCCGCGAACCCGAACCTTGAGCGCTCCCTCGCGCACCGCCCTGAAGTAGACGGGAACGGTGTCAGGACTCCCCATGAACTCGCCGACGGCCGCGTCCTGCCAGGCCGTGATGCCGAATCCCAGCAGGTGCTCCTGCGCGGCGAGGAGGCCGGCGTACGCCTCGTCTTCGGTCGCCATCGGGCGGACCGTGTTGAAGAGGTTCATCGCCCCCTCGTGCGCCGTGCCCGCTGGGAATCCGTCGGACTCGCGCTCGAGACGGCCGTCGGAGGGATCGGGCGTCTCACCGTCGACGCCCGCGAGGTCGAGCGCCCGGGTGTTGACCCACGCCCCGTGGTGATCGCGGTTCTCCAGGAACACGGGCCGGTCGGGCACGACGGCATCCAGCATGCCGCGCGTCGGGGTGCCACCAGGGAACGCATCCATCGACCAGCCGGCGCCGACGATCCAGTCGAGCTCCGGGTGGGCGTCCGCGTACGCGGCGACCGCGGCCACGGTCTCATCGGCTGTCGAGCACGCGGAGAGATCGCAACCGAGCAGCTCCATGCCCGCGAGGATCGGGTGGATGTGCGCATCCTGGAACCCCGGGGTCACGAGGCGACCGTCGAGATCGATGCGCAGGTGCGCGCCGGGGGCGAGCCTGGCGACCTCTTCGTCGTCCGTGCTCAGGACGCGTCCGTCCAGGATCGCGAGGCCCCCTCGCCGCGGGGCGGCGTCGCATCCGGTGTAGACCCA
It encodes the following:
- a CDS encoding ABC transporter substrate-binding protein, which gives rise to MKRRNGALRRPRTGIAVAVSLVGVLALSGCGQSAIGQHAGTFELTAETPAPAGDIDRFTWALTTEPFSLDPAYAFDYADNTVLSNMCESLLRWNADLSVSPGLATSFENPDPLTWVYTIREGVQFHDGTTMTPHDVVVSLQRHLDPEVGSFWYSTFQNVASVEQTGEHEVTVRTTEPDSQFNQLMSAAPGVVQSAASTEEAGPDYGNQSTGVNCTGPFQFEEWRSGESITMSRFDDYWDPDLRARADEVEFVILNDANARVNALQTGEIDGAWTIPTNAIDPMRASDTGNVYFGTNATVQSIVISDMEGPLGDVRVRRALALALDREALAQAAVQGYGTPTDSLTPESVWRDADDATRARAFDDIAHYDYDLEEARELVREAGAEGERIVFATSSLDPSFDVVSQAMASAGKEIGLDIEIDTRSQNAYTLLFSDPAAIEGVDMFTTLWYLSSTDPLEMYSVLRTDEFSNYGKWSDPEFDDVVNRAVATLDADERFALAADAQRIATDQLPWIPLFDLPATVWMGDRITGVDPSINYLYFPWAAKIGRAEQ
- a CDS encoding M20 family metallo-hydrolase, producing the protein MTQQDEAFLADWAVHSQFGAVEGTHGVDRQAASTADGAQRKWFERLLESHGFTVTRDAVGNQFGLLELVPGAPYVVTGSHMDSQPTAGRFDGAYGVMAAAHACFRVADELRADPAAARFNLAIVNWFNEEGSRFKPSMMGSSVFTGKMPLADALATRDLQGVSVRDALDEIGERGDLDGLEVASYAEIHVQQGRSMEEDGVTIGLVEATWAAHKFDFRVTGEQAHSGSALMADRRDALLGAARLVVAARELVDEFSPGELHTACGELNVYPNSPVVVASEVQLLLDLRSPSPDVIARAHASLMLTIERVQREDRVEIEIVGEHSWDQNPYPEAGVELARQVAEELGLANDRVMTVAGHDSTNMKDSVPTVMLFVPSVDGISHNLKEYTRDEDLVAGVDHLTGVVRRLAAGALVADA
- a CDS encoding ABC transporter permease is translated as MTETSTRAVRIREDRPTRPSGRWRRTARFIAGRVIGLALTLVAASLVVFFSRFVVPGDPARFLLRGRSPSEEAIAEVTRQYGLDLPPLQQYLNWAGGILQGDFGRSLQYRDDVSTVLLQRLPVTLELVALAAVFIVVLGLAAGVLASLRRGRPTDRVILVVSTALGAIPSFVIAILLIAIFAVQLGWFPSFGSGDEGLDRFVHLILPALALGLTFVALVTRVTRSSMNEQFVREHVEVATSRGLTRPSVVLRHVLRNAISPILLVSGVLVAGLLVSSAIVEQTFGLAGIGSLLVQSVDRLDFPVVQAIVLVVVIAFVTVNTIVDIIQPLIDPRIAAGTETR
- a CDS encoding ABC transporter permease; this encodes MSIAPLTGTQALVVPPRPRRRALLTPLGLIALGFASVVVLAAAFAPLIAPYDPDYVDLQSVLSGPSLAHWLGTDALGRDLLTRLMFGARTSLIGPLIVVIASTVVGIALGLTAGWRGGWIDAALSRVFDFLFSFPALLLAILAVALFGKGLFAPILAMSIAYIPYIARLTRGLIVAERSRPYVQAYRVLGFRSTWIAFRRVLPNVFPTVGAQSTLNFGYVLADLAALSFLGLGVQAPTADWGSMINESRGALMGGHFLPTLMPALVVVLVVVAINIIGEELSDRIGGNFS
- a CDS encoding amidohydrolase — protein: MSTAPTTDRTRADVVLENGWVYTGCDAAPRRGGLAILDGRVLSTDDEEVARLAPGAHLRIDLDGRLVTPGFQDAHIHPILAGMELLGCDLSACSTADETVAAVAAYADAHPELDWIVGAGWSMDAFPGGTPTRGMLDAVVPDRPVFLENRDHHGAWVNTRALDLAGVDGETPDPSDGRLERESDGFPAGTAHEGAMNLFNTVRPMATEDEAYAGLLAAQEHLLGFGITAWQDAAVGEFMGSPDTVPVYFRAVREGALKVRVRGAQWWNREDGDAQLAGILARRDEAAASCDPDRFSLASVKVMVDGVAENFTAAMHECYRDHHGRPTDNRGISFFDPADMAAFVSELDREGMQVHFHALGDRAVTDALDAVERALHENGPGDRRHHLAHLQVVRSADVARFAPLGATANIQALWACHEDQLDELTLPFMAADAEEHHYPFGELSASGARLAAGSDWSVSSPDPIQAIHVAVNRVGPGEHHRPLGPDRQRLTLAQALDAYTQGTAYVNHLDHVTGRLVPGAYADFAVIDRNLFDLPPEQLHDARVDETWVGGERLFRRGGAA
- a CDS encoding amidohydrolase, which translates into the protein MKIDLIIRAHEILTLDDARPTATAVGVLNGRIVGFDEELSDVDAVRVADFGEACVTPGLIDAHCHTAWWGLGLSAVDLSVVRGIEALYAAVADEVDRLDRAGDVGGWVHGTGFNQSHHGGAFPDIARLDEITGDRPLYLRHTSGHASITNTATLRLIGALEAGFEDPTGGVIVRDEHGHPTGLVEEAAQGLVQALLLPYSTDRLVEALDAATTRYAAQGITSFTEAGVGGGWIGHSPVEAAAYRTAANTGRLHARAQLMPALDALRPLTANADDFHGNGGGAGLDLGVGFGFGDDRVRFGHVKVFLDGSLLGTTAAVTESYCGHEHRTGYLLDAPETYRERALAAYRAGWPLALHAIGDAAIDLALDLIEEAQVAYGVAPVPCRIEHFGIARPDQVERAARLAIAVTPQAGFIGPLGDQMAYLVGEERVGWLYRGRSVIDAGVILAGSSDLPVADNNLRRGMQAAVDRRTDSGAVLAEREALTPQEALRTHTVWAARATGLLADRGTLERGKLADFTVFSASPLTASRIDALDIVATVVGGQFTHDAREGTTA
- a CDS encoding cupin domain-containing protein — translated: MTGAAHGEVQVENDRMRVTRWTIEPGGAIPMHRHHHDYAVIPLVTGTMFAVGPDGDEIVVELEQGSSYAREAGAEHRMEHRGDGEPIVFVEVERLD
- a CDS encoding ABC transporter ATP-binding protein yields the protein MTAPLPLLSVDGLTLAVPGRGALLHDISLSVDAGEAVALVGESGSGKSLTTRAALGLFPDRASLTGSVRVAGVDTVTADAEQLRSIRRVRASMIFQDPRAGINPVRRIGDFLTETLIRWHGLDRRDAAARAIDELAQVGLPRGEALLEQYPHQLSGGMLQRVMIAAALLDEPQLMLCDEPTTALDVTTQAGIVELLREQQQARGMGMLFITHDLGLAASLCERTVVLQGGRIVETGQTETVFEHPEQQYTRDLLAATPRIDLTRFAEPEPLGARDDDARTASGTPAVVAEGLVKRYVVPGRDDVIALSDAGFTLDRGGSLGIVGESGSGKSTLARILVGLEQADAGTLEIDGVTRPDRPLKAAERRAFAAHTQMVFQDPYLSLDPRVPVGRSVSDVIRLHRGLDRSTAEREAGALLERVGIRHEHLPARPRALSGGQRQRVAIAKALAAEPTMLVLDEATSALDVSVQAQVLALVEEVREQLGLTIVFVTHDLAVVSQVCEHTLVMQRGRVVEQGRTARILGAPEDPYTVRLLASRPEPIWAA